Genomic DNA from Bacteroides zhangwenhongii:
ATATCAATATCTATATTTTCTTTAGAACTACTATTATTTTTCAATCATCCAGTCTCCTATCGTCCCCCGCTCACTATCAAAGTTTATCGCCACTTTCACGACCGGAAGTCCACACAAAGCGAAGCGTTCAGGATAATTCTTCAGGTTGATCTGTTCCATAGCTTCACCGGCAGTCTTATCAAGCTTCAATTCCATCACATAAAGCGTTGTATTCGTACGAAGCACCGCATCCACTCGACCACGAGGGGTACGGACTTCAATATCCACATAATAATTCAGCAGACTGAATATGACGTAAAAGAGTTGCTGGTAATGCCCCTCATATTTAGTATTGTCGCAATAAGGAATGGTAGACAAAAAAGTCTGCAAACGACGCAAGGCAGAATCCATATCACCGTTCTGAATATCATAAAAAAGATAGGCAACCATAGTGGTGGCTTCCGGGGTCTCATTGCCCACATAGTTAGGAAGAAGGCTTTCCATAAGACCCAGACGGACTTCCTTATTCGGAATATCAAGCGTATAAAGGTCCAGAATCTTATTATAATCCTTTATGGTGATATAACCGCTCTGATATAGCAAAGGAGTGATATTCGTCATGGTCTCGGTAGGAGCATCAAAAATGGAAGCTTTCGCTTGTTTGGGGCCAATCTCAGAAGGATTTACACCAAATTTGCCCAACATCTTTATCAAGTATGTAGGAGTACCGCTACCGAACCAGTAAGAACCAAACTTACCGTCCGCAAAAGCATTCAACAGACTGAAAGGATTATAGAGGTCGGGAGACGGATAAGTAAAATGATAACCGTCATAATTCTCCTTCAACTTCAGCAAGACTTCTTCCGGTGTTATTTCCAGTTTCACAGCTAATCTCTTCACATCCTCTTTCATCTGCGTTAGCATTTCATCCTCCGTTATTCCGCAAATTGCAGCGTATGGCTCATCCATACTGATATTCGTGATATTGTTCAATTCACTAAAGATACTCAACTGAGAGAACTTGGTGATACCAGTCAGAAACACATACTTCAGATAAGGATCACAAGCCTTCAAGGGACTATAGAAGTTACGCATGATATTACGTAATACGCCTAGATTTTCCTTTTCATGTACCACATCAAGCAAAGGAGCGTCATATTCGTCTATAAGAACAACCACCTGTCGGCCCGTCTGCCCATAAGCGCGCTTGATCAACCCCATCAAACGTTGATTAGGATTAATCTCCTCCTGGCCTTTTCCATAAACACCTTCATACTCTGAAAGTTTCAGATTCAGCTCTTGCAACAATTGTTCCTTATCCACATGCTTGGCCGTACTCATATCGAAATGAAGAACCGGATACTCTATCCAATCCTTCTCCAATCTTTCCATAGCCAACCCTTGGAACAGATCCTTACGACCCGAGAAATAACTATGCAAAGTAGAAGTAAGCAAAGACTTACCAAAACGGCGAGGACGACTCAGAAACACATATTTCGCAAAATGAGTCATGTGATAAACGTATTCCGTCTTATCGATATAAAGGTAATTCTTCTCACGAATTTCAGAAAAAGTCTGTATCCCTATGGGGTATAATCTTTGCAAAGCTTCCATATCAATATCTATATTTTCTTTAGAACTACTATTATTTTTCAATCATCCAGTCTCCTATCGTACAACGTTCACTATCAAAGTTTATCGCCACTTTCACGA
This window encodes:
- a CDS encoding ATP-binding protein, which gives rise to MEALQRLYPIGIQTFSEIREKNYLYIDKTEYVYHMTHFAKYVFLSRPRRFGKSLLTSTLHSYFSGRKDLFQGLAMERLEKDWIEYPVLHFDMSTAKHVDKEQLLQELNLKLSEYEGVYGKGQEEINPNQRLMGLIKRAYGQTGRQVVVLIDEYDAPLLDVVHEKENLGVLRNIMRNFYSPLKACDPYLKYVFLTGITKFSQLSIFSELNNITNISMDEPYAAICGITEDEMLTQMKEDVKRLAVKLEITPEEVLLKLKENYDGYHFTYPSPDLYNPFSLLNAFADGKFGSYWFGSGTPTYLIKMLGKFGVNPSEIGPKQAKASIFDAPTETMTNITPLLYQSGYITIKDYNKILDLYTLDIPNKEVRLGLMESLLPNYVGNETPEATTMVAYLFYDIQNGDMDSALRRLQTFLSTIPYCDNTKYEGHYQQLFYVIFSLLNYYVDIEVRTPRGRVDAVLRTNTTLYVMELKLDKTAGEAMEQINLKNYPERFALCGLPVVKVAINFDSERGTIGDWMIEK